A window from Onychostoma macrolepis isolate SWU-2019 chromosome 07, ASM1243209v1, whole genome shotgun sequence encodes these proteins:
- the LOC131543879 gene encoding low affinity immunoglobulin gamma Fc region receptor II-like → MGKTSDLTLVQKTIIDTLHKEALIEAPKPLLTVQPEPSQIVRGEAVTLTCDIQGEGWTYNWQCGEEQDNSVEKELKITVESQQKCRCYGCRQSFCSQLSENVTLAVLERPKPCLNVQPEPSQIFRGETVTLTCDIQETDVSSWIYSWNKDDSLIHVSQSQEYRISAVSESHTGNYSCTGRETRGSRYSRTSDKVTLTVSGSEAPLPVLSVLKLLSFLLAASPYLLVSIILGVKCYRAHVQTDGIYQYIVTEV, encoded by the exons ATGGGGAAGACTAGTGACTTGACCCTTGTCCAGAAGACGATCATCGACACCCtccacaaggagg CTCTTATAGAGGCACCTAAACCTCTTCTGACAGTTCAGCCTGAACCATCACAGATAGTCAGAGGAGAGGCTGTCACTCTCACATGTGACATACAGGGGGAAGGTTGGACATACAATTGGCAGTGTGGAGAAGAACAGGACAACTCTGTGGAGAAAGAACTCAAGATCACTGTAGAAAGTCAACAGAAATGCAGGTGTTACGGCTGCAGACAATCATTCTGCTCTCAATTGAGTGAAAATGTGACTCTCGCTGTGTTGG AGAGACCCAAACCTTGTCTGAATGTTCAGCCTGAACCATCACAGATATTCAGAGGAGAGACGGTCACTCTCACATGTGACATTCAAGAGACAGATGTCAGCAGCTGGATCTACAGCTGGAATAAAgatgattcactgattcatgTCAGTCAATCACAGGAATACCGAATCAGTGCTGTTAGTGAATCTCACACGGGTAATTACAGCTGTACTGGAAGAGAAACACGAGGATCACGATACTCACGCACCAGTGATAAAGTTACACTGACCGTATCAG gttCAGAAGCTCCATTGCCGGTTCTCTCAGTTCTCAAACTGCTCAGCTTTCTTCTGGCAGCTTCTCCGTATCTGCTAGTATCCATCATACTGGGAGTCAAATGCTACAGAGCTCATG tTCAGACTGATGGGATTTATCAATATATTGTTACAGAGGTGTGA